From the genome of Papaver somniferum cultivar HN1 chromosome 2, ASM357369v1, whole genome shotgun sequence, one region includes:
- the LOC113350751 gene encoding secreted acidic protein 1A-like, translating to MVLRKQTKRLTGAGPPLGYLANQANEIEEELEPEGEALIQRNSRKKNPESVMGPIRSGKGKKFNQPLLEDLRTPTPRGQKHLGADKRGAKNVKLGEEEEEGNEDDNDDGEGDEGDGDNEDDSGEEEDSGEEE from the exons ATGGTTCTTCGAAAGCAAACCAAAAGACTCACAGGAGCAGGTCCACCATTAGGATATCTAGCTAATCAAGCAAATGAAATTGAGGAAGAACTTGAACCGGAAGGTGAAGCCTTAATTCAGCGTAACAGTCGCAAGAAGAACCCTGAATCTGTCATGGGACCGATCCGCAG TGGCAAAGGTAAGAAATTCAACCAACCATTACtggaagatttgagaactcccacgcctagAGGACAAAAACACTTAGGTGCCGATAAGCGTGGAGCCAAAAATGTTAAGCttggag aagaagaagaagaaggaaatgaggaTGACAATGATGACGGTGAAGGAGATGAGGGAGATGGAGATAATGAAGATGACTCGGGTGAAGAGGAGGACTCGGGTGAAGAGGAATAG